One window of Oreochromis niloticus isolate F11D_XX linkage group LG23, O_niloticus_UMD_NMBU, whole genome shotgun sequence genomic DNA carries:
- the arhgap45b gene encoding rho GTPase-activating protein 45 isoform X2 has product MLKRGGKNSYNPYSTSQRVKKGESKGKDKLDILPNKHNVWLKQLSILQEQPRRDAVDITLFCSPSSSSSSSSTLTPTSAGLQDPSASCPGTPSTQHNKLGMMQGVACPSPVATLKRPTALSRHASAAGFPLQSWVFTRGQGKGAITPTTPSDSPESVAIEVEDIPALLRDVARFAEAVEKLKDVVLAEGKESQRPVAHECLGEVLRILRQVINTYPLLNTVEILTAAGKLISKVKGFHYESSNEADKKDFEKAIETIAVAFSSNVSELLMGEVDSSTLLSLLPTEKSRSMENLYTGSGQGGDGGHYRSDLQDMGRAEEVDVILQHSEGGVDSALLYAKTISKYMKDLMCYVEKRTSLETEFSKGLQRLYQSSKHSITHPHMPLFSIYSLALEQDQEQSVGLQQANNTLHNQTFIQPLMQRKQDHEKRRKEIKEHWIRAKRKLLECEANLRKAKQAYIARCEEYDKAKTAACRAEEEGGGSTAKSVEKKKRVEEDARNKADEAEATYKTCIADAATQQQELEHTKVTVLRQLQDIIKQSDQTIRSATISYYQLMHMQTVALPVHYQTLCESSKLYDPGQQYAAHVRDLQLPEQPTIQYAFESYSPSNSSSHHGHRPRNDSFNTDMQTSQTDSPAVSVETTAGDSRESEVQRKRQGHKSWGSTVSDDSVVGDGGLDSPTASTSDIAKIVRTSSTGTMSSNEDADEKDGNVTSFETSNINGMDPDVVVSTGPFRNIGLSKAALTHRLRKLRTPSKCRECDSYVYFQGAECEECFLACHKRCLETLAIQCGHKKLQGRLQLFGRDFTQVASCASDGIPFIITKCISEIERRALKMKGIYRVNGVKTRVEKLCQAFENGKELVELSQCSPHDISNVLKLYLRQLPEPIMPFHLYNKLMGLAKESLHNEGDTPEGEDSESSSTHPAVSRGPELVDLGPDTEPEVLVLVDSLRELLKELPKPNIATLRYIVRHLRRIAELEEDNKMSPSNLGIVFGPSLMRPRPTGATISLSSLVDYPHQARIVEAFIVFYSSIFQSKTSQTHKTSRAASTQQENVTQDKMVSPVDAEEDVSREEQAKPEVDKTEEGCGSSLGSLGSSEQLPDSDSELDERHSHSLTKQESVSIDDDQLSYRDSLDLSSQSAIHIEPEQDLDQDQENPEGEEPPALPDSGPPEEGAGEEQDLSASLAELNVNQSNNNNNYHLCSPTLSLSGLPLARLCGKKLPLTRNRDSEPEFV; this is encoded by the exons ATGCTGAAACGTGGTGGCAAAAATAGCTACAACCCTTACTCTACGAGTCAGAGAGTTAAAAAAGGCGAGTCGAAAGGCAAGGACAAACTGGACATACTGCCCAACAAGCACAACGTATGGCTGAAACAG CTCTCCATTCTCCAGGAGCAGCCTCGCAGAGATGCAGTCGACATCACACTCTTCTGTTCCCcctcgtcttcctcctcctcctcttcgaCACTTACCCCAACTTCCGCCGGGCTCCAGGATCCCTCCGCGTCCTGCCCGGGCACCCCGAGCACTCAGCACAATAAACTGGGAATGATGCAGGGGGTGGCCTGCCCATCTCCTGTGGCCACTCTCAAGAGACCGACCGCACTGAGCCGACACGCCAGCGCTGCAG GGTTCCCTCTCCAGTCGTGGGTTTTCACTAGAGGTCAGGGGAAAGGGGCTATAACCCCGACGACTCCATCTGACAGTCCAGAGAGCGTGGCCATCGAGGTGGAGGACATCCCGGCCCTGCTGAGGGATGTTGCACGCTTTGCGGAGGCTGTGGAGAAACTGAAGGATGTTGTTCTGGCTGAGG GTAAGGAGAGTCAGCGGCCCGTGGCCCACGAGTGTTTAGGGGAGGTGCTTCGGATTTTGCGGCAGGTCATCAACACTTATCCTCTGCTCAACACCGTCGAGATCCTCACTGCCGCCGGCAAACTCATATCCAAGGTCAAAG GTTTCCACTATGAGTCCTCTAACGAGGCTGATAAAAAGGACTTTGAGAAGGCAATTGAAACCATTGCCGTCGCTTTTAGTAGCAA TGTGTCTGAACTGCTGATGGGAGAGGTGGACAGCAGCACGTTGCTCTCCCTGCTGCCTACAGAGAAGAGCAGA TCCATGGAGAACTTGTACACTGGTTCTGGCCAGGGAGGGGATGGTGGACATTACAGGAGCGACCTGCAGGACATGG GTAGAGCTGAGGAAGTGGATGTCATCCTACAGCACAGCGAGGGAGGAGTGGACTCTGCTCTGCTCTACGCCAAAACCATTTCCAAGTACATGAAGGACCTGATGTGCTACGTGGAAAAGAGAACTTCACTTG AGACCGAGTTCTCCAAAGGCCTCCAGAGATTATACCAGTCTTCCAAACACAGTATTACACAT CCCCACATGCCCCTTTTCTCCATCTACTCTCTGGCTCTGGAGCAGGACCAGGAGCAGAGTGTGGGCCTGCAGCAGGCCAACAACACCCTGCACAACCAAACCTTCATTCAG CCTCTGATGCAGCGTAAACAGGATCATGAAAAGAGACGTAAGGAGATCAAGGAACACTGGATTCGAGCTAAAAGAAAATTG CTGGAGTGTGAGGCAAACCTGCGGAAGGCCAAGCAAGCCTACATAGCACGCTGCGAGGAGTACGACAAGGCTAAAACGGCAGCCTGCCGAGCtgaagaggagggagggggaTCCACGGCGAAGTCTGTGGAGAAGAAGAAACGAGTGGAAGAAGATGCTCGCAACAAG gCAGATGAGGCGGAGGCCACCTACAAGACTTGTATAGCAGACGCCGCcactcagcagcaggagcttgAGCACACAAAGGTCACAGTGCTGAGGCAGCTGCAGGACATCATCAAACAGAGCGATCAGACCATTCGCTCG GCGACCATCTCCTACTACCAGCTCATGCACATGCAGACAGTAGCCCTGCCTGTGCACTACCAGACTCTGTGCGAGAGCAGCAAGCTGTACGACCCCGGCCAGCAGTACGCCGCTCACGTGCGAGACCTGCAGCTCCCAGAGCAGCCGACCATCCAGTACGCGTTTGAGTCCTACTCCCCCTCCAACTCATCATCGCA CCATGGTCACAGACCGAGGAATGACAGCTTCAACACAGACATGCAGACGAGTCAAACAGACAGTCCTGCCGTCAGTGTGGAGACGACAGCTGGAGACAGCCGAGAGTCAGAAGTCCAGCGTAAGA GACAGGGGCACAAGTCATGGGGCTCAACAGTGAGCGATGACAGCGTTGTAGGAGATGGAGGCCTGGATTCTCCAACTGCCAGCACAA GTGACATCGCTAAGATTGTTCGGACTTCATCGACTGGAACGATGTCATCCAATGAGGATGCAGATGAGAAAGATGGAAATGTGACCTCATTTGAAACTTCAA ATATTAACGGCATGGATCCAGACGTGGTGGTGTCCACCGGACCTTTCCGTAATATCGGCCTGTCCAAAGCAGCCCTGACCCACCGACTGAGGAAGCTTCGGACTCCTTCCAAGTGCCGCGAATGTGACAGCTACGTTTATTTCCAGGGAGCTGAGTGCGAGGAG tgCTTCCTGGCGTGCCACAAGCGCTGTCTGGAGACTCTGGCGATCCAGTGTGGTCATAAGAAGCTGCAGGGCCGTCTGCAGCTGTTTGGCAGAGATTTCACTCAGGTAGCCAGCTGTGCCAGTGACGGTATTCCCTTCATCATCACCAAGTGCATCTCTGAGATTGAGAGACGGGCGCTGAAGATGAAG gGCATCTACAGGGTGAACGGAGTGAAGACCCGTGTGGAGAAACTGTGTCAGGCCTTTGAGAATGGAAAAGAGCTGGTCGAGTTGTCTCAGTGTTCGCCACATGACATAAGCAACGTGCTCAAGCTTTACCTCAGACAG CTGCCTGAGCCCATCATGCCTTTCCATCTGTACAACAAGCTGATGGGTTTGGCAAAGGAGAGTCTGCATAATGAAGGAGACACACCAGAGGGGGAGGACTCAGAGTCGAGCAGCACACACCCGGCAGTGAGCAGGGGGCCAGAGCTGGTGGATCTGGGCCCAGACACGGAGCCAGAGGTCCTGGTCCTGGTGGATAGTCTGAGGGAACTTTTAAAGGAGCTGCCCAAGCCCAACATCGCCACGCTGCGATACATCGTTCGCCACCTTCGAAG GATCGCAGAGCTGGAAGAAGATAACAAGATGAGCCCCAGCAACCTGGGCATCGTGTTTGGGCCCTCTCTGATGCGGCCCCGTCCAACCGGGGCTACGATATCTCTGTCCTCTTTGGTTGACTATCCCCATCAGGCTCGCATCGTGGAGGCCTTCATAGTCTTCTACTCTTCCATCTTCCAATCCAAAACTTCTCAGACCCACAAAACCTCCCGTGCTGCCTCCACGCAGCAG GAAAATGTTACACAAGACAAAATGGTGAGCCCTGTTGATGCAGAAGAGGATGTGAGCAGAGAGGAGCAAGCTAAACCCGAGGTTGACAAGACAGAGGAGGGATGTG GAAGCTCTTTGGGGTCACTGGGCTCCAGTGAGCAGCTCCCAGACTCGGACTCGGAGTTGGACGAGAGGCACTCCCACAGCCTTACGAAGCAGGAGAGCGTGAGCATAGACGATGACCAGCTGAGCTACAGGGACAGTTTGGACCTGTCCAGTCAGTCTGCAATCCACATCGAGCCTGAACAAGATCTGGATCAGGATCAGGAAAACCCAGAGGGAGAAGAACCCCCCGCTCTGCCAGACAGCGGGCCCCCAGAAGAAGGTGCTGGAGAAGAGCAGGATCTGAGTGCTTCTCTGGCCGAGCTCAACGTGAATCAGtccaacaataacaacaattacCACCTGTGCTCTCCCACACTGAGCCTGTCGGGCCTTCCACTGGCACGTCTCTGTGGAAAGAAATTACCACTGACGAGAAATCGAGACAGCGAGCCAGAGTTTGTCTGA
- the arhgap45b gene encoding rho GTPase-activating protein 45 isoform X3: MDGKGTLKMFRKKRELIKTPSISKKSRAGSPGPQSGAPSLSILQEQPRRDAVDITLFCSPSSSSSSSSTLTPTSAGLQDPSASCPGTPSTQHNKLGMMQGVACPSPVATLKRPTALSRHASAAGFPLQSWVFTRGQGKGAITPTTPSDSPESVAIEVEDIPALLRDVARFAEAVEKLKDVVLAEGKESQRPVAHECLGEVLRILRQVINTYPLLNTVEILTAAGKLISKVKGFHYESSNEADKKDFEKAIETIAVAFSSNVSELLMGEVDSSTLLSLLPTEKSRSMENLYTGSGQGGDGGHYRSDLQDMGKHKGRAEEVDVILQHSEGGVDSALLYAKTISKYMKDLMCYVEKRTSLETEFSKGLQRLYQSSKHSITHPHMPLFSIYSLALEQDQEQSVGLQQANNTLHNQTFIQPLMQRKQDHEKRRKEIKEHWIRAKRKLLECEANLRKAKQAYIARCEEYDKAKTAACRAEEEGGGSTAKSVEKKKRVEEDARNKADEAEATYKTCIADAATQQQELEHTKVTVLRQLQDIIKQSDQTIRSATISYYQLMHMQTVALPVHYQTLCESSKLYDPGQQYAAHVRDLQLPEQPTIQYAFESYSPSNSSSHHGHRPRNDSFNTDMQTSQTDSPAVSVETTAGDSRESEVQRKRQGHKSWGSTVSDDSVVGDGGLDSPTASTSDIAKIVRTSSTGTMSSNEDADEKDGNVTSFETSNINGMDPDVVVSTGPFRNIGLSKAALTHRLRKLRTPSKCRECDSYVYFQGAECEECFLACHKRCLETLAIQCGHKKLQGRLQLFGRDFTQVASCASDGIPFIITKCISEIERRALKMKGIYRVNGVKTRVEKLCQAFENGKELVELSQCSPHDISNVLKLYLRQLPEPIMPFHLYNKLMGLAKESLHNEGDTPEGEDSESSSTHPAVSRGPELVDLGPDTEPEVLVLVDSLRELLKELPKPNIATLRYIVRHLRRIAELEEDNKMSPSNLGIVFGPSLMRPRPTGATISLSSLVDYPHQARIVEAFIVFYSSIFQSKTSQTHKTSRAASTQQENVTQDKMVSPVDAEEDVSREEQAKPEVDKTEEGCGSSLGSLGSSEQLPDSDSELDERHSHSLTKQESVSIDDDQLSYRDSLDLSSQSAIHIEPEQDLDQDQENPEGEEPPALPDSGPPEEGAGEEQDLSASLAELNVNQSNNNNNYHLCSPTLSLSGLPLARLCGKKLPLTRNRDSEPEFV, from the exons ATGGACGGCAAAGGCACCCTGAAGATGTTCAGGAAGAAACGGGAACTAATCAAGACACCGTCTATCTCGAAGAAGAGTCGAGCAGGAAGCCCTGGGCCACAGAGCGGCGCCCCGTCT CTCTCCATTCTCCAGGAGCAGCCTCGCAGAGATGCAGTCGACATCACACTCTTCTGTTCCCcctcgtcttcctcctcctcctcttcgaCACTTACCCCAACTTCCGCCGGGCTCCAGGATCCCTCCGCGTCCTGCCCGGGCACCCCGAGCACTCAGCACAATAAACTGGGAATGATGCAGGGGGTGGCCTGCCCATCTCCTGTGGCCACTCTCAAGAGACCGACCGCACTGAGCCGACACGCCAGCGCTGCAG GGTTCCCTCTCCAGTCGTGGGTTTTCACTAGAGGTCAGGGGAAAGGGGCTATAACCCCGACGACTCCATCTGACAGTCCAGAGAGCGTGGCCATCGAGGTGGAGGACATCCCGGCCCTGCTGAGGGATGTTGCACGCTTTGCGGAGGCTGTGGAGAAACTGAAGGATGTTGTTCTGGCTGAGG GTAAGGAGAGTCAGCGGCCCGTGGCCCACGAGTGTTTAGGGGAGGTGCTTCGGATTTTGCGGCAGGTCATCAACACTTATCCTCTGCTCAACACCGTCGAGATCCTCACTGCCGCCGGCAAACTCATATCCAAGGTCAAAG GTTTCCACTATGAGTCCTCTAACGAGGCTGATAAAAAGGACTTTGAGAAGGCAATTGAAACCATTGCCGTCGCTTTTAGTAGCAA TGTGTCTGAACTGCTGATGGGAGAGGTGGACAGCAGCACGTTGCTCTCCCTGCTGCCTACAGAGAAGAGCAGA TCCATGGAGAACTTGTACACTGGTTCTGGCCAGGGAGGGGATGGTGGACATTACAGGAGCGACCTGCAGGACATGGGTAAGCATAAAG GTAGAGCTGAGGAAGTGGATGTCATCCTACAGCACAGCGAGGGAGGAGTGGACTCTGCTCTGCTCTACGCCAAAACCATTTCCAAGTACATGAAGGACCTGATGTGCTACGTGGAAAAGAGAACTTCACTTG AGACCGAGTTCTCCAAAGGCCTCCAGAGATTATACCAGTCTTCCAAACACAGTATTACACAT CCCCACATGCCCCTTTTCTCCATCTACTCTCTGGCTCTGGAGCAGGACCAGGAGCAGAGTGTGGGCCTGCAGCAGGCCAACAACACCCTGCACAACCAAACCTTCATTCAG CCTCTGATGCAGCGTAAACAGGATCATGAAAAGAGACGTAAGGAGATCAAGGAACACTGGATTCGAGCTAAAAGAAAATTG CTGGAGTGTGAGGCAAACCTGCGGAAGGCCAAGCAAGCCTACATAGCACGCTGCGAGGAGTACGACAAGGCTAAAACGGCAGCCTGCCGAGCtgaagaggagggagggggaTCCACGGCGAAGTCTGTGGAGAAGAAGAAACGAGTGGAAGAAGATGCTCGCAACAAG gCAGATGAGGCGGAGGCCACCTACAAGACTTGTATAGCAGACGCCGCcactcagcagcaggagcttgAGCACACAAAGGTCACAGTGCTGAGGCAGCTGCAGGACATCATCAAACAGAGCGATCAGACCATTCGCTCG GCGACCATCTCCTACTACCAGCTCATGCACATGCAGACAGTAGCCCTGCCTGTGCACTACCAGACTCTGTGCGAGAGCAGCAAGCTGTACGACCCCGGCCAGCAGTACGCCGCTCACGTGCGAGACCTGCAGCTCCCAGAGCAGCCGACCATCCAGTACGCGTTTGAGTCCTACTCCCCCTCCAACTCATCATCGCA CCATGGTCACAGACCGAGGAATGACAGCTTCAACACAGACATGCAGACGAGTCAAACAGACAGTCCTGCCGTCAGTGTGGAGACGACAGCTGGAGACAGCCGAGAGTCAGAAGTCCAGCGTAAGA GACAGGGGCACAAGTCATGGGGCTCAACAGTGAGCGATGACAGCGTTGTAGGAGATGGAGGCCTGGATTCTCCAACTGCCAGCACAA GTGACATCGCTAAGATTGTTCGGACTTCATCGACTGGAACGATGTCATCCAATGAGGATGCAGATGAGAAAGATGGAAATGTGACCTCATTTGAAACTTCAA ATATTAACGGCATGGATCCAGACGTGGTGGTGTCCACCGGACCTTTCCGTAATATCGGCCTGTCCAAAGCAGCCCTGACCCACCGACTGAGGAAGCTTCGGACTCCTTCCAAGTGCCGCGAATGTGACAGCTACGTTTATTTCCAGGGAGCTGAGTGCGAGGAG tgCTTCCTGGCGTGCCACAAGCGCTGTCTGGAGACTCTGGCGATCCAGTGTGGTCATAAGAAGCTGCAGGGCCGTCTGCAGCTGTTTGGCAGAGATTTCACTCAGGTAGCCAGCTGTGCCAGTGACGGTATTCCCTTCATCATCACCAAGTGCATCTCTGAGATTGAGAGACGGGCGCTGAAGATGAAG gGCATCTACAGGGTGAACGGAGTGAAGACCCGTGTGGAGAAACTGTGTCAGGCCTTTGAGAATGGAAAAGAGCTGGTCGAGTTGTCTCAGTGTTCGCCACATGACATAAGCAACGTGCTCAAGCTTTACCTCAGACAG CTGCCTGAGCCCATCATGCCTTTCCATCTGTACAACAAGCTGATGGGTTTGGCAAAGGAGAGTCTGCATAATGAAGGAGACACACCAGAGGGGGAGGACTCAGAGTCGAGCAGCACACACCCGGCAGTGAGCAGGGGGCCAGAGCTGGTGGATCTGGGCCCAGACACGGAGCCAGAGGTCCTGGTCCTGGTGGATAGTCTGAGGGAACTTTTAAAGGAGCTGCCCAAGCCCAACATCGCCACGCTGCGATACATCGTTCGCCACCTTCGAAG GATCGCAGAGCTGGAAGAAGATAACAAGATGAGCCCCAGCAACCTGGGCATCGTGTTTGGGCCCTCTCTGATGCGGCCCCGTCCAACCGGGGCTACGATATCTCTGTCCTCTTTGGTTGACTATCCCCATCAGGCTCGCATCGTGGAGGCCTTCATAGTCTTCTACTCTTCCATCTTCCAATCCAAAACTTCTCAGACCCACAAAACCTCCCGTGCTGCCTCCACGCAGCAG GAAAATGTTACACAAGACAAAATGGTGAGCCCTGTTGATGCAGAAGAGGATGTGAGCAGAGAGGAGCAAGCTAAACCCGAGGTTGACAAGACAGAGGAGGGATGTG GAAGCTCTTTGGGGTCACTGGGCTCCAGTGAGCAGCTCCCAGACTCGGACTCGGAGTTGGACGAGAGGCACTCCCACAGCCTTACGAAGCAGGAGAGCGTGAGCATAGACGATGACCAGCTGAGCTACAGGGACAGTTTGGACCTGTCCAGTCAGTCTGCAATCCACATCGAGCCTGAACAAGATCTGGATCAGGATCAGGAAAACCCAGAGGGAGAAGAACCCCCCGCTCTGCCAGACAGCGGGCCCCCAGAAGAAGGTGCTGGAGAAGAGCAGGATCTGAGTGCTTCTCTGGCCGAGCTCAACGTGAATCAGtccaacaataacaacaattacCACCTGTGCTCTCCCACACTGAGCCTGTCGGGCCTTCCACTGGCACGTCTCTGTGGAAAGAAATTACCACTGACGAGAAATCGAGACAGCGAGCCAGAGTTTGTCTGA
- the arhgap45b gene encoding rho GTPase-activating protein 45 isoform X1, whose product MLKRGGKNSYNPYSTSQRVKKGESKGKDKLDILPNKHNVWLKQLSILQEQPRRDAVDITLFCSPSSSSSSSSTLTPTSAGLQDPSASCPGTPSTQHNKLGMMQGVACPSPVATLKRPTALSRHASAAGFPLQSWVFTRGQGKGAITPTTPSDSPESVAIEVEDIPALLRDVARFAEAVEKLKDVVLAEGKESQRPVAHECLGEVLRILRQVINTYPLLNTVEILTAAGKLISKVKGFHYESSNEADKKDFEKAIETIAVAFSSNVSELLMGEVDSSTLLSLLPTEKSRSMENLYTGSGQGGDGGHYRSDLQDMGKHKGRAEEVDVILQHSEGGVDSALLYAKTISKYMKDLMCYVEKRTSLETEFSKGLQRLYQSSKHSITHPHMPLFSIYSLALEQDQEQSVGLQQANNTLHNQTFIQPLMQRKQDHEKRRKEIKEHWIRAKRKLLECEANLRKAKQAYIARCEEYDKAKTAACRAEEEGGGSTAKSVEKKKRVEEDARNKADEAEATYKTCIADAATQQQELEHTKVTVLRQLQDIIKQSDQTIRSATISYYQLMHMQTVALPVHYQTLCESSKLYDPGQQYAAHVRDLQLPEQPTIQYAFESYSPSNSSSHHGHRPRNDSFNTDMQTSQTDSPAVSVETTAGDSRESEVQRKRQGHKSWGSTVSDDSVVGDGGLDSPTASTSDIAKIVRTSSTGTMSSNEDADEKDGNVTSFETSNINGMDPDVVVSTGPFRNIGLSKAALTHRLRKLRTPSKCRECDSYVYFQGAECEECFLACHKRCLETLAIQCGHKKLQGRLQLFGRDFTQVASCASDGIPFIITKCISEIERRALKMKGIYRVNGVKTRVEKLCQAFENGKELVELSQCSPHDISNVLKLYLRQLPEPIMPFHLYNKLMGLAKESLHNEGDTPEGEDSESSSTHPAVSRGPELVDLGPDTEPEVLVLVDSLRELLKELPKPNIATLRYIVRHLRRIAELEEDNKMSPSNLGIVFGPSLMRPRPTGATISLSSLVDYPHQARIVEAFIVFYSSIFQSKTSQTHKTSRAASTQQENVTQDKMVSPVDAEEDVSREEQAKPEVDKTEEGCGSSLGSLGSSEQLPDSDSELDERHSHSLTKQESVSIDDDQLSYRDSLDLSSQSAIHIEPEQDLDQDQENPEGEEPPALPDSGPPEEGAGEEQDLSASLAELNVNQSNNNNNYHLCSPTLSLSGLPLARLCGKKLPLTRNRDSEPEFV is encoded by the exons ATGCTGAAACGTGGTGGCAAAAATAGCTACAACCCTTACTCTACGAGTCAGAGAGTTAAAAAAGGCGAGTCGAAAGGCAAGGACAAACTGGACATACTGCCCAACAAGCACAACGTATGGCTGAAACAG CTCTCCATTCTCCAGGAGCAGCCTCGCAGAGATGCAGTCGACATCACACTCTTCTGTTCCCcctcgtcttcctcctcctcctcttcgaCACTTACCCCAACTTCCGCCGGGCTCCAGGATCCCTCCGCGTCCTGCCCGGGCACCCCGAGCACTCAGCACAATAAACTGGGAATGATGCAGGGGGTGGCCTGCCCATCTCCTGTGGCCACTCTCAAGAGACCGACCGCACTGAGCCGACACGCCAGCGCTGCAG GGTTCCCTCTCCAGTCGTGGGTTTTCACTAGAGGTCAGGGGAAAGGGGCTATAACCCCGACGACTCCATCTGACAGTCCAGAGAGCGTGGCCATCGAGGTGGAGGACATCCCGGCCCTGCTGAGGGATGTTGCACGCTTTGCGGAGGCTGTGGAGAAACTGAAGGATGTTGTTCTGGCTGAGG GTAAGGAGAGTCAGCGGCCCGTGGCCCACGAGTGTTTAGGGGAGGTGCTTCGGATTTTGCGGCAGGTCATCAACACTTATCCTCTGCTCAACACCGTCGAGATCCTCACTGCCGCCGGCAAACTCATATCCAAGGTCAAAG GTTTCCACTATGAGTCCTCTAACGAGGCTGATAAAAAGGACTTTGAGAAGGCAATTGAAACCATTGCCGTCGCTTTTAGTAGCAA TGTGTCTGAACTGCTGATGGGAGAGGTGGACAGCAGCACGTTGCTCTCCCTGCTGCCTACAGAGAAGAGCAGA TCCATGGAGAACTTGTACACTGGTTCTGGCCAGGGAGGGGATGGTGGACATTACAGGAGCGACCTGCAGGACATGGGTAAGCATAAAG GTAGAGCTGAGGAAGTGGATGTCATCCTACAGCACAGCGAGGGAGGAGTGGACTCTGCTCTGCTCTACGCCAAAACCATTTCCAAGTACATGAAGGACCTGATGTGCTACGTGGAAAAGAGAACTTCACTTG AGACCGAGTTCTCCAAAGGCCTCCAGAGATTATACCAGTCTTCCAAACACAGTATTACACAT CCCCACATGCCCCTTTTCTCCATCTACTCTCTGGCTCTGGAGCAGGACCAGGAGCAGAGTGTGGGCCTGCAGCAGGCCAACAACACCCTGCACAACCAAACCTTCATTCAG CCTCTGATGCAGCGTAAACAGGATCATGAAAAGAGACGTAAGGAGATCAAGGAACACTGGATTCGAGCTAAAAGAAAATTG CTGGAGTGTGAGGCAAACCTGCGGAAGGCCAAGCAAGCCTACATAGCACGCTGCGAGGAGTACGACAAGGCTAAAACGGCAGCCTGCCGAGCtgaagaggagggagggggaTCCACGGCGAAGTCTGTGGAGAAGAAGAAACGAGTGGAAGAAGATGCTCGCAACAAG gCAGATGAGGCGGAGGCCACCTACAAGACTTGTATAGCAGACGCCGCcactcagcagcaggagcttgAGCACACAAAGGTCACAGTGCTGAGGCAGCTGCAGGACATCATCAAACAGAGCGATCAGACCATTCGCTCG GCGACCATCTCCTACTACCAGCTCATGCACATGCAGACAGTAGCCCTGCCTGTGCACTACCAGACTCTGTGCGAGAGCAGCAAGCTGTACGACCCCGGCCAGCAGTACGCCGCTCACGTGCGAGACCTGCAGCTCCCAGAGCAGCCGACCATCCAGTACGCGTTTGAGTCCTACTCCCCCTCCAACTCATCATCGCA CCATGGTCACAGACCGAGGAATGACAGCTTCAACACAGACATGCAGACGAGTCAAACAGACAGTCCTGCCGTCAGTGTGGAGACGACAGCTGGAGACAGCCGAGAGTCAGAAGTCCAGCGTAAGA GACAGGGGCACAAGTCATGGGGCTCAACAGTGAGCGATGACAGCGTTGTAGGAGATGGAGGCCTGGATTCTCCAACTGCCAGCACAA GTGACATCGCTAAGATTGTTCGGACTTCATCGACTGGAACGATGTCATCCAATGAGGATGCAGATGAGAAAGATGGAAATGTGACCTCATTTGAAACTTCAA ATATTAACGGCATGGATCCAGACGTGGTGGTGTCCACCGGACCTTTCCGTAATATCGGCCTGTCCAAAGCAGCCCTGACCCACCGACTGAGGAAGCTTCGGACTCCTTCCAAGTGCCGCGAATGTGACAGCTACGTTTATTTCCAGGGAGCTGAGTGCGAGGAG tgCTTCCTGGCGTGCCACAAGCGCTGTCTGGAGACTCTGGCGATCCAGTGTGGTCATAAGAAGCTGCAGGGCCGTCTGCAGCTGTTTGGCAGAGATTTCACTCAGGTAGCCAGCTGTGCCAGTGACGGTATTCCCTTCATCATCACCAAGTGCATCTCTGAGATTGAGAGACGGGCGCTGAAGATGAAG gGCATCTACAGGGTGAACGGAGTGAAGACCCGTGTGGAGAAACTGTGTCAGGCCTTTGAGAATGGAAAAGAGCTGGTCGAGTTGTCTCAGTGTTCGCCACATGACATAAGCAACGTGCTCAAGCTTTACCTCAGACAG CTGCCTGAGCCCATCATGCCTTTCCATCTGTACAACAAGCTGATGGGTTTGGCAAAGGAGAGTCTGCATAATGAAGGAGACACACCAGAGGGGGAGGACTCAGAGTCGAGCAGCACACACCCGGCAGTGAGCAGGGGGCCAGAGCTGGTGGATCTGGGCCCAGACACGGAGCCAGAGGTCCTGGTCCTGGTGGATAGTCTGAGGGAACTTTTAAAGGAGCTGCCCAAGCCCAACATCGCCACGCTGCGATACATCGTTCGCCACCTTCGAAG GATCGCAGAGCTGGAAGAAGATAACAAGATGAGCCCCAGCAACCTGGGCATCGTGTTTGGGCCCTCTCTGATGCGGCCCCGTCCAACCGGGGCTACGATATCTCTGTCCTCTTTGGTTGACTATCCCCATCAGGCTCGCATCGTGGAGGCCTTCATAGTCTTCTACTCTTCCATCTTCCAATCCAAAACTTCTCAGACCCACAAAACCTCCCGTGCTGCCTCCACGCAGCAG GAAAATGTTACACAAGACAAAATGGTGAGCCCTGTTGATGCAGAAGAGGATGTGAGCAGAGAGGAGCAAGCTAAACCCGAGGTTGACAAGACAGAGGAGGGATGTG GAAGCTCTTTGGGGTCACTGGGCTCCAGTGAGCAGCTCCCAGACTCGGACTCGGAGTTGGACGAGAGGCACTCCCACAGCCTTACGAAGCAGGAGAGCGTGAGCATAGACGATGACCAGCTGAGCTACAGGGACAGTTTGGACCTGTCCAGTCAGTCTGCAATCCACATCGAGCCTGAACAAGATCTGGATCAGGATCAGGAAAACCCAGAGGGAGAAGAACCCCCCGCTCTGCCAGACAGCGGGCCCCCAGAAGAAGGTGCTGGAGAAGAGCAGGATCTGAGTGCTTCTCTGGCCGAGCTCAACGTGAATCAGtccaacaataacaacaattacCACCTGTGCTCTCCCACACTGAGCCTGTCGGGCCTTCCACTGGCACGTCTCTGTGGAAAGAAATTACCACTGACGAGAAATCGAGACAGCGAGCCAGAGTTTGTCTGA